A genomic region of Kribbella sp. NBC_00382 contains the following coding sequences:
- a CDS encoding helix-turn-helix transcriptional regulator produces MSTRRAELGEFLKARRAKVTPEAVGLPPGGRRRTPGLRREELAQLAGVGVTWYTWLEQGRPINASGQVLDAVATTLGLNQLERAHLYSLAEATPVRTKTGVCANESVLSEILAALDPLPALITNKRYDILQSNKASTDLYHDWHTLPCIHLNLLWCIVTEPLARDQLLNYDTEVPYLVARMRSAYVEHIGDPDWETDLARLRKLSPEFEQLWARHEVADGEARLRRLVHPVAGELSFTVTELAVPAHPDLVLFVDTPADDSTRERLPLTRRESVEV; encoded by the coding sequence GTGAGTACACGTCGAGCCGAGCTCGGGGAGTTCCTGAAGGCGCGCCGCGCCAAGGTCACCCCCGAAGCCGTCGGCCTGCCTCCGGGCGGACGACGCCGTACTCCGGGCCTGCGGCGCGAAGAGCTCGCCCAACTCGCCGGAGTCGGCGTGACTTGGTACACCTGGCTCGAGCAAGGCCGGCCGATCAACGCGAGCGGTCAGGTGCTCGACGCGGTGGCGACGACGCTCGGACTGAACCAGCTGGAACGCGCGCACCTGTACTCACTGGCCGAGGCGACGCCGGTGCGCACGAAGACCGGTGTCTGCGCGAACGAGTCGGTGCTGAGCGAGATCCTGGCCGCACTCGATCCACTGCCCGCGCTGATCACCAACAAGCGCTACGACATTCTCCAGTCCAACAAGGCGTCCACGGATCTCTACCACGACTGGCACACGCTGCCCTGCATCCACCTCAACCTGCTGTGGTGCATCGTGACCGAGCCGCTCGCGCGCGACCAGCTGCTGAACTACGACACCGAGGTGCCGTATCTGGTCGCCCGGATGCGGTCGGCGTACGTCGAGCACATCGGTGATCCCGACTGGGAGACCGATCTGGCCCGGCTGCGCAAGCTGAGCCCGGAGTTCGAGCAACTCTGGGCGAGGCACGAGGTCGCGGACGGCGAGGCGCGGCTGCGGCGGCTGGTCCATCCGGTCGCCGGGGAGCTGTCCTTCACCGTGACCGAGCTGGCCGTGCCGGCGCACCCCGACCTGGTCCTGTTCGTCGACACCCCCGCCGACGACAGCACCCGCGAGCGGCTGCCGTTGACCCGTCGGGAATCTGTAGAGGTTTAA
- a CDS encoding EcsC family protein, whose translation MAGVARFVASSLAPAAQRFAPQAAAGVLRQVLEIAIDGYQRFPGAEKVAERHLDKHDGDAERAVDTVIEQHIRLAGVQGFVTSIGGLVTLPVALPANLTGIAVVQARMVASIAHLRGYDLDDPRVRTAVITCLLGEDGVTDRLKKASLPTSPLAIATAPVFDPELDRLVAGEVVGELIARISGKRMGLMVTRRVPLLGGAVGAGVDGWSTYRIGRYADESLVRRIRRPIEQ comes from the coding sequence GTGGCCGGAGTAGCCAGGTTTGTTGCCAGCAGTCTTGCGCCTGCTGCCCAGCGGTTCGCTCCGCAGGCGGCGGCCGGCGTGCTCCGCCAGGTGCTGGAGATCGCCATCGACGGGTACCAACGGTTTCCGGGCGCCGAGAAGGTGGCCGAGCGGCATTTGGACAAGCATGACGGTGACGCTGAGCGCGCCGTCGATACGGTGATCGAGCAGCACATCCGGCTGGCCGGCGTACAGGGGTTCGTCACTAGCATCGGCGGGCTGGTGACGCTGCCGGTCGCGCTTCCGGCCAACTTGACCGGCATTGCGGTGGTACAGGCGCGGATGGTCGCGTCGATCGCGCATCTGCGCGGGTATGACCTGGACGATCCGCGGGTCCGGACGGCCGTCATCACGTGTCTACTCGGCGAGGACGGGGTCACGGATCGGTTGAAGAAGGCCAGTTTGCCGACTTCACCGCTCGCGATCGCGACCGCGCCGGTGTTCGACCCGGAGCTGGACCGGCTGGTGGCCGGCGAGGTGGTGGGTGAGCTCATCGCGCGGATCAGCGGCAAGCGGATGGGGCTGATGGTCACTCGACGGGTCCCGCTGCTCGGCGGCGCTGTCGGTGCGGGGGTCGATGGCTGGTCGACGTACCGGATCGGCCGGTACGCCGACGAGAGCCTGGTCCGGCGGATCCGTCGGCCGATCGAGCAGTAA
- a CDS encoding class I SAM-dependent methyltransferase, which produces MEIIEQVEGSGGLDGLARMTEVIAALEHRRSELIEQLRSQRLASWEEIGQACGMTRQGASRRWSKHAQATSFGDAAAAYRRGRPSYPVSAVDWLVPGTAKSVLDLGAGTGKLTELLAARELAVTAVEPLAAMREELVAAVPSADVRDGSAEAIPLENKAVDAVVVAQAWHWFDPAVALPEIARVLTPGGTLGLVWNIRDHTVPWVAELDRVLHRHARQEIDSAPPIGTPFRAVERLEIRWEHALTRAELLDMVASRSYVITMPAKDRDELMHQVTELLDSHLDLRGRKNLTMPYVTRCTRAQL; this is translated from the coding sequence ATGGAGATCATCGAGCAGGTCGAGGGTTCCGGTGGGCTCGACGGGCTCGCGCGGATGACCGAGGTGATCGCCGCGCTGGAGCATCGGCGGAGCGAGCTGATCGAGCAGTTGCGATCGCAGCGGCTGGCGAGCTGGGAGGAGATCGGGCAGGCGTGCGGGATGACCCGGCAAGGGGCGAGTCGCCGCTGGTCCAAGCACGCCCAGGCGACTTCCTTCGGCGATGCGGCCGCGGCGTACCGGCGTGGACGACCGTCCTATCCGGTATCAGCGGTCGACTGGCTGGTCCCTGGTACTGCGAAGTCGGTGCTCGATCTTGGCGCCGGTACTGGCAAGCTCACGGAACTGCTGGCCGCTCGCGAGCTTGCGGTGACGGCCGTCGAGCCGTTGGCGGCGATGCGTGAGGAACTGGTCGCGGCGGTGCCGTCGGCCGACGTACGGGATGGTTCGGCCGAGGCGATTCCCCTGGAAAACAAGGCTGTTGACGCTGTGGTGGTGGCGCAGGCGTGGCACTGGTTCGACCCCGCTGTGGCGTTGCCGGAGATTGCGCGGGTGCTGACGCCGGGCGGGACGCTTGGGCTCGTGTGGAACATCCGCGACCACACCGTGCCCTGGGTCGCCGAGCTCGATCGCGTGCTGCACCGGCACGCTCGCCAGGAGATCGACTCCGCACCACCGATCGGTACTCCGTTCCGCGCGGTCGAGCGACTCGAGATCCGCTGGGAGCACGCGCTCACCCGGGCCGAGCTGCTCGACATGGTCGCGTCACGGTCGTACGTCATCACGATGCCCGCCAAGGACCGCGACGAACTCATGCACCAGGTCACCGAGCTGCTCGACTCGCACCTCGACCTGCGCGGCCGCAAGAACCTCACGATGCCGTACGTCACTCGGTGCACCCGCGCCCAGCTCTGA
- the aat gene encoding leucyl/phenylalanyl-tRNA--protein transferase yields MPIDPPASVWEFPPVAVAGASDVVAAGADLEPGTVLAAYKRGLFPMPDSHGPLLWWSPVDRGVIEVDGFTPSRSLRRARQRFEIRVNTAFDQVIRACADPSRPGSWIDDDIIASYTKLHEMGWVHSVEAWDGDELAGGLYGVAIGGLFAGESMFHHKTDGSKAAVAGLVELLSDKFASERVLDIQWVTSHLATLGAVSIPRETYVRRVDRALAFPLPLAFGGSLSRYQ; encoded by the coding sequence GTGCCAATCGATCCACCTGCCTCCGTGTGGGAGTTCCCGCCGGTCGCGGTCGCCGGGGCCAGCGACGTCGTGGCGGCCGGGGCGGATCTCGAGCCGGGCACCGTGCTGGCGGCGTACAAGCGGGGACTGTTCCCGATGCCGGACAGTCATGGGCCGCTGCTCTGGTGGTCGCCGGTGGATCGCGGGGTGATCGAGGTCGACGGGTTCACGCCGTCGCGGTCGCTGCGGCGGGCGCGGCAGCGGTTCGAGATCCGGGTCAACACGGCGTTCGACCAGGTCATCCGGGCCTGCGCGGACCCGAGTCGGCCGGGGTCGTGGATCGACGACGACATCATCGCCTCGTACACGAAGCTGCACGAGATGGGCTGGGTTCACTCGGTCGAGGCGTGGGACGGCGACGAGTTGGCCGGCGGGCTGTACGGCGTGGCGATCGGCGGGCTGTTCGCGGGCGAGTCGATGTTCCACCACAAGACGGACGGCTCGAAGGCCGCGGTGGCCGGGCTGGTCGAGTTGCTCAGCGACAAGTTCGCCTCCGAGCGAGTGCTCGACATCCAGTGGGTGACCAGCCATCTTGCGACGCTCGGCGCCGTCTCGATTCCGCGCGAGACGTACGTCCGCCGGGTGGATCGGGCGCTGGCCTTCCCGCTGCCGCTCGCCTTCGGCGGAAGCCTCAGCCGATACCAATAA
- a CDS encoding TetR/AcrR family transcriptional regulator, producing MNAGRTARDRARAELTQEIKDAARRQLATEGAERLSLRAVSRELGMVSSALYRYFPSRDELLTALIIDAYNALGAKAETAAKNAATPREAWLAVCQAVRTWAIKHPQEYALIYGSPVAGYQAPESTIEPAGRVAIALLRILSEAQASGVLVPPDGTPEPSTLVAEQLGVLAEYAPEVPLKVLGRGMIALTQLYGMVSFELFGQLVGTMDPADEFFADATGQLATFIGIG from the coding sequence ATGAACGCCGGACGGACCGCCCGTGACCGAGCCCGGGCCGAGCTGACGCAGGAGATCAAGGACGCCGCGCGCCGCCAGCTCGCCACCGAGGGCGCCGAGCGGCTGTCGCTCCGGGCCGTCTCGCGCGAGCTCGGCATGGTCTCGTCGGCGCTCTACCGGTACTTCCCCAGCCGCGACGAATTGCTCACCGCGCTCATCATCGACGCGTACAACGCGCTGGGCGCCAAGGCCGAGACAGCCGCCAAGAATGCGGCGACTCCACGCGAGGCCTGGCTCGCCGTCTGCCAGGCGGTCCGGACCTGGGCGATCAAGCACCCGCAGGAGTACGCGCTGATCTACGGCTCACCGGTCGCCGGATACCAAGCTCCTGAGAGCACGATCGAGCCAGCCGGTCGGGTGGCGATCGCGTTGCTCCGGATCTTGAGTGAGGCCCAGGCTTCCGGCGTACTGGTTCCGCCCGACGGCACCCCGGAGCCCAGCACGTTGGTGGCGGAGCAGCTTGGCGTGCTGGCCGAGTACGCGCCCGAAGTACCGCTGAAGGTGCTCGGCCGCGGGATGATCGCGTTGACCCAGCTCTACGGGATGGTCAGCTTCGAGTTGTTCGGCCAACTGGTCGGCACGATGGATCCGGCCGACGAGTTCTTCGCGGACGCGACCGGTCAGCTGGCGACCTTTATTGGTATCGGCTGA
- a CDS encoding nitroreductase family deazaflavin-dependent oxidoreductase → MQEYNDKRVVTTGRGSMLAMNKVVAGLTNLGISLMGSRVLSVQGRKSGEWRSNPVNLLVVDGERYLVAPRGHVQWVRNLRASGNGTLRVGRRVESFRAEELADADKPDIIRTYLVKWAWEVGAFFGKDVRKDSPLETLLHVAPGVPVFRIHSA, encoded by the coding sequence ATGCAGGAGTACAACGACAAGCGAGTGGTGACCACCGGCCGCGGCAGCATGCTGGCGATGAACAAGGTGGTGGCCGGCCTGACCAACCTCGGCATCAGCCTGATGGGCAGCCGGGTGCTCTCGGTCCAGGGCCGCAAATCCGGCGAATGGCGCAGCAACCCGGTCAACCTGCTCGTCGTCGACGGCGAGCGCTACCTGGTCGCCCCGCGCGGCCACGTGCAGTGGGTCCGCAACCTGCGTGCCAGCGGCAACGGCACCCTCCGTGTCGGCCGCCGAGTCGAGTCCTTCCGCGCTGAGGAGCTGGCCGACGCCGACAAGCCCGACATCATCCGCACCTACCTGGTGAAGTGGGCCTGGGAGGTCGGCGCCTTCTTCGGCAAGGACGTGCGGAAGGACTCCCCGCTCGAGACGCTGCTGCACGTGGCCCCCGGCGTACCGGTCTTCAGGATCCACAGCGCCTGA
- a CDS encoding DUF899 domain-containing protein: MTEMGNLPPVVGRDEWFAARRGLLEKEKAVTRARDELNAERRRLPMVLVDKDYRFEGAEGEVGLLDLFDGRPQLVMHHFMYGPDWDAACPSCSSAADGIGRLRQLYVRNTSLVAVSRAPYEKLAAYRERMGWAFPWYSSFGSDFNYDFHATLDDRVAPVVLHYRTQDEIADAGTPWTNGPWTPDMNGEEMPGISTFLQVGDDVFHTYSTFGRGIEEFHNMYHYLDLTALGRQEEWEEPKGRATPLGLQVGGPNLRLPDQYDL; encoded by the coding sequence ATGACCGAGATGGGGAACTTGCCGCCGGTGGTCGGGCGGGACGAGTGGTTCGCGGCTCGACGGGGATTGCTGGAGAAAGAGAAGGCGGTCACCAGGGCCCGCGATGAACTCAATGCCGAGCGCCGGCGGTTGCCGATGGTCCTGGTGGACAAGGACTACCGGTTCGAAGGCGCAGAGGGCGAGGTCGGGCTGCTCGACCTGTTCGACGGCCGGCCGCAGCTGGTGATGCATCACTTCATGTACGGGCCGGATTGGGATGCCGCCTGTCCCAGTTGCAGTTCAGCGGCCGACGGGATCGGGCGGCTCCGGCAGCTGTACGTGCGCAACACCTCGCTCGTCGCGGTGTCGCGGGCACCGTACGAGAAGCTGGCCGCGTACCGCGAGCGGATGGGCTGGGCCTTCCCCTGGTACTCGTCCTTCGGAAGCGACTTCAACTACGACTTCCATGCCACGCTCGACGACCGGGTGGCGCCGGTGGTGCTGCACTACCGGACCCAGGACGAGATCGCCGACGCCGGTACGCCGTGGACGAACGGCCCGTGGACGCCCGACATGAACGGCGAGGAGATGCCGGGGATCAGCACCTTCCTGCAGGTCGGTGACGACGTTTTCCACACCTACTCCACGTTCGGCCGCGGGATCGAGGAGTTCCACAACATGTACCACTACCTCGACCTCACCGCGCTCGGCCGCCAGGAGGAGTGGGAGGAACCGAAGGGCCGGGCGACACCCCTGGGCCTTCAGGTCGGCGGGCCCAACCTGCGCCTGCCCGACCAGTACGACCTGTGA
- a CDS encoding DUF1016 N-terminal domain-containing protein, with product MTSTPTERPSMPAWYPAFLEAVAAHLVLDREPLLTHWWIGRELLRWQEKPDWTNRCLIHLSTDLTARFPAHKGLSVRNLTYMRAFAEAWPHEAYARGPLAGLPWYHHLTLLQLLDNPTLRLWYARQSIDNNWTRAALTTNITNNLYRQAHLRRPPKRPSTD from the coding sequence ATGACCTCGACTCCCACCGAACGGCCCTCGATGCCGGCCTGGTACCCGGCCTTCCTCGAGGCGGTCGCCGCCCACCTCGTCCTGGACCGCGAGCCACTGCTCACCCATTGGTGGATCGGCCGTGAACTCCTGCGCTGGCAAGAGAAGCCCGACTGGACGAACCGCTGCCTGATCCACCTCTCCACCGACCTCACCGCCCGCTTCCCCGCGCACAAAGGCCTGTCGGTCCGCAACCTCACCTACATGCGAGCCTTCGCCGAAGCCTGGCCGCACGAGGCGTACGCCCGGGGCCCACTCGCCGGGCTCCCCTGGTACCACCACCTGACCCTGCTCCAGCTCCTCGACAACCCCACCCTCCGCCTCTGGTACGCCCGCCAGTCCATCGACAACAACTGGACCCGCGCCGCCCTCACGACCAACATCACCAACAACCTGTACCGCCAAGCCCACCTCCGCCGCCCGCCCAAACGCCCCTCGACCGACTGA
- a CDS encoding adenosine deaminase encodes MISQQELKVAPKVLLHDHLDGGLRPETVVELAAEVGHKLPRTDAGELGQWFVESADSGSLERYLETFDQTVAVMQTAEAIKRVASECVQDLAADGVVYAEVRYAPEQHLTAGLSLEQVVDAVREGFEDGMARAERPIVARQLLTAMRHQARSMEIAELSVAYRDAGVVGFDIAGAEAGYPPTRHLDAFEYLQRENAHFTIHAGEAFGLPSIWQAIQWCGADRLGHGVRIIDDIRYDESAGLDGKVELGRLAAYVRDRRIPLEMCPSSNLQTGAADSIAQHPIGLLAKLKFRVTVNTDNRLMSGTSMSRELALLAEAFDYGLADFRWFAINAMKSAFIPFDERLAIIDGIIKPWYAEALKG; translated from the coding sequence ATGATCTCGCAGCAGGAATTGAAGGTCGCGCCGAAGGTCTTGTTGCACGACCACCTCGACGGTGGGTTGCGGCCGGAGACCGTGGTGGAGCTCGCGGCAGAGGTCGGGCACAAGCTGCCGCGGACGGATGCCGGTGAGCTCGGGCAGTGGTTCGTCGAGTCTGCGGATTCCGGGTCGCTGGAGCGGTACCTGGAGACCTTCGACCAGACCGTCGCCGTGATGCAGACGGCCGAGGCGATCAAGCGGGTCGCCAGCGAGTGCGTGCAGGACCTGGCCGCCGACGGGGTCGTGTACGCCGAGGTCCGGTACGCCCCCGAGCAGCACCTCACCGCCGGGCTCAGCCTTGAGCAGGTGGTCGATGCCGTGCGTGAGGGGTTCGAGGACGGCATGGCCAGGGCCGAGCGGCCGATCGTGGCGCGGCAGTTGCTGACCGCGATGCGCCATCAGGCACGGTCGATGGAGATCGCCGAGTTGTCCGTCGCCTATCGCGACGCCGGTGTGGTCGGCTTCGACATCGCCGGCGCCGAGGCCGGTTACCCGCCCACCCGGCACCTGGACGCTTTCGAGTACCTGCAGCGCGAGAACGCGCACTTCACCATCCACGCCGGCGAGGCGTTTGGCCTGCCCTCGATCTGGCAGGCGATCCAGTGGTGCGGCGCGGACCGGCTCGGCCACGGCGTACGGATCATCGACGACATCAGGTACGACGAGAGCGCCGGGCTGGACGGCAAGGTGGAGCTCGGCCGGCTGGCGGCGTACGTGCGCGACCGGCGCATCCCGTTGGAGATGTGCCCGAGCTCCAACCTGCAAACCGGCGCGGCCGACTCGATCGCCCAGCACCCGATCGGCCTGCTCGCCAAGCTCAAGTTCCGGGTCACGGTGAACACCGACAACCGGCTGATGAGCGGTACTTCGATGAGCCGCGAACTCGCCCTGCTCGCCGAGGCCTTCGACTACGGCCTGGCCGACTTCCGCTGGTTCGCGATCAACGCGATGAAGTCGGCCTTCATCCCGTTCGACGAACGCCTCGCGATCATCGACGGCATCATCAAGCCTTGGTACGCCGAAGCGCTAAAGGGATAG
- a CDS encoding GNAT family N-acetyltransferase, whose product MTPKQIRFVELSGTTMAALLAGDLAAASQEAGVELTELFANDESKWLWNYRIAQIEDDPEAARWIVRAAVSEPEGVVIGHGGYHGPPDENGMVEVGYTVDARYRRQGYAKAILTALIDRAAAEPGVKTVRASISPTNAASLATIAGFGFLEAGEQWDEEDGLELLFERSV is encoded by the coding sequence ATGACGCCGAAGCAGATCAGGTTCGTGGAGTTGTCCGGTACGACGATGGCCGCGTTGCTCGCCGGCGACCTGGCCGCGGCCAGCCAGGAAGCGGGCGTCGAGCTGACCGAGTTGTTCGCCAACGATGAGTCGAAATGGCTGTGGAACTACCGGATCGCCCAGATCGAGGACGACCCGGAAGCCGCCCGCTGGATCGTCCGGGCGGCTGTCTCCGAGCCCGAAGGCGTCGTGATCGGCCACGGCGGCTATCACGGTCCGCCCGACGAGAACGGCATGGTCGAGGTCGGCTACACGGTCGATGCGCGGTACCGGCGGCAGGGCTACGCGAAGGCGATCCTCACCGCGCTCATCGACCGTGCGGCCGCGGAGCCCGGCGTGAAGACCGTGCGCGCCTCGATCAGCCCCACCAACGCCGCCTCCCTCGCGACCATCGCCGGCTTCGGTTTCCTCGAGGCGGGCGAGCAGTGGGATGAGGAAGACGGCCTGGAGTTGCTCTTCGAGCGGTCGGTCTGA
- a CDS encoding PadR family transcriptional regulator — translation MAKRKVANPLAFAVLGSLGERSMHPYEISTMLKTRGKDLSIKLNYGSLYSVVAALEKNGFIEAVETVRDGNRPEKTVYAITAAGRDEFADWLAELLGSPEREYSQLEAGLAYLPAFSPDRVVELLDQRIEALAAEIEKLETTHAEMASNQFPRIFWVESEFRLALVQAEITYTRKLVRAIRTDELEGSAFWRKGFEAVEKYGIQPADLFKDPVKYFGEELPWLQEIPPESR, via the coding sequence ATGGCCAAGCGCAAAGTGGCGAACCCGTTGGCGTTCGCCGTGCTCGGCAGCCTCGGTGAGCGGTCGATGCACCCGTACGAGATCTCGACCATGCTCAAGACCCGCGGCAAGGACCTGAGCATCAAGCTCAATTACGGCTCGCTCTACTCGGTCGTCGCCGCGCTCGAGAAGAACGGTTTCATCGAGGCGGTCGAGACCGTGCGCGACGGCAATCGCCCGGAGAAGACCGTCTACGCGATCACCGCCGCCGGCCGGGACGAGTTCGCCGACTGGCTGGCCGAGCTGCTCGGCAGTCCGGAGCGGGAGTACAGCCAGCTGGAAGCGGGCCTGGCCTACCTTCCGGCGTTCTCGCCGGACCGGGTCGTCGAGTTGCTCGACCAGCGGATCGAGGCGCTGGCCGCCGAGATCGAGAAGCTGGAGACCACGCACGCGGAGATGGCGTCGAACCAGTTCCCGCGGATCTTCTGGGTCGAGTCCGAGTTCCGGCTCGCCCTTGTCCAGGCGGAGATCACCTACACCCGCAAGCTGGTCCGGGCGATCCGGACCGACGAGCTGGAGGGTTCGGCCTTCTGGCGCAAGGGATTCGAGGCCGTCGAGAAGTACGGCATCCAGCCGGCCGACCTGTTCAAGGACCCGGTCAAGTACTTCGGAGAGGAGCTCCCCTGGCTGCAGGAGATCCCACCGGAAAGTAGATAA
- a CDS encoding ATP-binding cassette domain-containing protein, with the protein MASPPALEAAELVKTYPAGRKKPPLRALDGLSFTVPEGVVLGLLGPNGAGKSTTVKILTTLSRADSGTARVAGFDVVKQQAEVRHAIGYVPQKSSSDPMATGVENLVLSGRIYGLSRQESVRRAAELLARFDLTEAASRQVRTYSGGMQRKLDVALGLVHRPRVLFLDEPTTGLDPEARADLWNEVERLSGTEGLTVLLTTHYLEEADRLADQLAIVDHGKIVAEGTPEALKAELRGDSVQVELVDADLDGTVTRLLATLPGVGEIVVDGNTLRARVDRGATAVPAVLGALEEKAIPVTAVTVSRPSLDDVYLQYTGRSFKTAEKEQAA; encoded by the coding sequence ATGGCATCACCCCCTGCCCTCGAGGCAGCAGAACTGGTCAAGACCTATCCCGCCGGCCGCAAGAAGCCGCCGCTGCGGGCGCTCGACGGACTGAGCTTCACGGTCCCGGAGGGCGTAGTACTGGGATTGCTCGGGCCGAACGGCGCGGGCAAGTCCACCACCGTGAAGATCCTCACCACCTTGTCGCGGGCCGACTCCGGTACCGCGCGGGTGGCCGGCTTCGACGTCGTCAAGCAGCAGGCCGAGGTCCGGCATGCGATCGGCTACGTGCCGCAGAAGTCCAGCTCGGACCCGATGGCGACCGGCGTCGAGAACCTCGTCCTGTCCGGCCGCATCTACGGCCTGTCCAGGCAGGAGTCGGTACGCCGTGCCGCCGAACTCCTCGCCCGTTTCGACCTCACAGAGGCCGCCTCGAGGCAGGTCCGCACGTACTCAGGCGGCATGCAGCGCAAGCTCGACGTCGCGCTCGGACTCGTCCACCGCCCGCGCGTGCTCTTCCTCGACGAGCCGACCACCGGCCTCGACCCAGAAGCCCGCGCGGACCTGTGGAACGAGGTCGAGAGACTCTCCGGCACCGAAGGCCTCACCGTCCTCCTGACGACCCACTACCTGGAGGAAGCCGACCGACTGGCCGACCAGCTAGCGATCGTCGACCACGGCAAGATCGTTGCCGAAGGCACCCCTGAAGCGCTGAAGGCCGAGCTGCGCGGCGACTCGGTACAGGTCGAGCTGGTGGACGCCGACCTCGACGGCACGGTCACCAGGCTGCTGGCCACCCTGCCTGGGGTCGGCGAGATCGTTGTCGACGGCAACACTTTGCGGGCACGCGTCGACCGTGGCGCGACCGCGGTTCCCGCAGTACTGGGAGCCCTTGAGGAGAAGGCGATTCCGGTCACCGCGGTCACGGTGTCGCGGCCGTCTCTCGATGATGTCTATCTGCAGTACACGGGTCGCTCGTTCAAGACGGCGGAGAAGGAGCAGGCGGCATGA
- a CDS encoding ABC transporter permease, whose amino-acid sequence MSTLTADRVTTSSPARRGGFLTHTAFITGRWLRAQYRSPALIAFTLVQPAIWLLLFGQLFKGVVALPGWSDSSYIAFLTPGIVMMTALMTSGWNGTTFIADMERGVMDRMLTSPVRRGALMAGQLISNGTTTVIQTILVFAIGFAAGARYDGGVLGYAVTILVSMLVGTAFGSLSNAVALLTRQQEALIGISQFISLPLTFMSSIMLDPKLAPHWVAVAARYNPVDWAAITARQALSATPDWNSATRHGLYLLAFTLIVGYLSTRAFRTYQRSV is encoded by the coding sequence ATGAGCACGCTGACAGCAGATCGAGTCACCACATCCAGCCCTGCACGCCGGGGCGGCTTCCTCACTCACACCGCGTTCATCACCGGCCGCTGGCTGCGAGCGCAGTACCGGTCTCCCGCCCTGATCGCCTTCACACTGGTGCAACCGGCGATCTGGTTGCTGCTCTTCGGCCAGCTGTTCAAAGGTGTTGTCGCGCTGCCGGGCTGGAGCGACTCGTCGTACATCGCGTTCCTCACCCCCGGCATCGTGATGATGACCGCCCTGATGACGAGCGGCTGGAACGGCACCACCTTCATCGCCGACATGGAACGTGGCGTCATGGACCGGATGCTCACCTCGCCGGTCCGCCGAGGCGCCCTGATGGCCGGCCAGTTGATCAGCAACGGCACCACCACCGTCATCCAGACGATCCTCGTCTTCGCCATCGGCTTCGCAGCCGGCGCCCGCTACGACGGCGGCGTCCTCGGCTACGCGGTAACGATCCTCGTCTCCATGCTGGTAGGCACCGCCTTCGGCTCCCTCTCCAACGCGGTCGCCCTCCTAACCCGCCAACAAGAAGCCTTGATCGGCATCTCCCAATTCATCTCCCTCCCCCTGACCTTCATGTCCTCGATCATGCTCGACCCCAAACTCGCCCCCCACTGGGTAGCCGTAGCAGCCCGCTACAACCCAGTCGACTGGGCCGCCATCACCGCCCGCCAAGCCCTCTCAGCCACCCCCGACTGGAACTCAGCCACCCGCCACGGCCTCTACCTCCTGGCCTTCACCCTCATAGTCGGCTACCTCTCAACCCGAGCCTTCCGCACGTACCAACGCTCGGTCTAG
- a CDS encoding GNAT family N-acetyltransferase → MAAIDFRVATAADAPGVLAFWADAAEDSDRPPDSPEAVVRLIARDPAALLLAEDDGKLVGSVIAGWDGWRCHLYRLAVAPSHRRRGIGRALVALAESRFAEYGGRRADAMVLDANAEAHRAWSAAGYAAQPNWSRWVKPL, encoded by the coding sequence ATGGCGGCGATCGACTTTCGGGTGGCGACAGCGGCGGATGCGCCTGGCGTGCTGGCCTTCTGGGCCGATGCGGCCGAAGACTCGGATCGGCCGCCGGACTCACCCGAGGCGGTCGTGCGACTGATCGCCCGCGATCCCGCCGCCCTGCTGCTCGCCGAGGACGACGGGAAGCTGGTCGGCTCGGTGATCGCCGGTTGGGACGGCTGGCGGTGCCATCTGTATCGTCTCGCCGTCGCGCCGAGTCACCGCCGGCGCGGGATCGGCCGCGCTCTCGTCGCATTGGCCGAGAGCCGCTTCGCGGAGTACGGCGGACGGCGGGCCGACGCGATGGTCCTCGATGCGAATGCCGAGGCCCATCGCGCCTGGAGCGCGGCCGGGTACGCCGCCCAACCGAACTGGTCCCGCTGGGTCAAGCCGCTCTAG